The DNA window GAAGACCCGGAACTGGGGATGGGGTCGGATGACCTCCCCGCCGTTCTGGGGAATGACCAGAGGCTGGCCCTCGATCACGTCGTTGAGGCCCGCCAGTTCGGCCGGGTTCACCAGATCGATCTCGTTGAGGAGCAACAGATGCCCCTCGCGCAGCGCCACGGCCAGCGGGCCATGGACGAACAGCGTCGAGCCGTGGCTGAGCACGAACTGCCCGACCAGGTCGGCCAGTTCCAGGCGCCCGTGACAGGTCACGGATTGGACCGGCCAGTTGAGCCGGTTGGCGACCTGACAGACGAGCGAGGTCTTGCCGCTGCCGGTCGGACCCGTGAGCAGGAAGGCATCGCCGGCGGGCTCGCGCAGGAAGGCAATGATCCCCGCGAGTCCCTGACGAAACACATAGGGCGTCGCCGGGGGGATGTGCGGATGCTCGGGATCCGCGAAGCCTTCGATGCTGAGCCCCTGCGGGGCCTTGACGCCGAAGGCTTGTGCAACATTGAAGCGTTGGGTGGTCATGCGTCGTCTCCGAAGGCGGGAGAGACGCCCATCCCCAACGGGGATCAGGATCTCCCCTCGGGGTGGTGGTGAACCGGACCGGGGTCCGGGCGGTGATGCGCGCGCTCTTGTGGATCGCCCGCGCGGGCGATGGGGTGGTCGCTCATCAGGAGCAACCAGGGAAAGCCTCTCCCTTGGCGGTCGGTTCGACCGCAAGGGACAGACCTTCCACGCGCGCCGGGGAAGCCGCATGGGCTCCCCGATGCGGCGCGTTTTCGGTCGGCCTTGGAGCCTTGATGGGATCAGAAGTAGCCGAAGATGCTGTCACCCTCTTGGGCGGCGCTGTCGGTCGCGTCCCTGGTCTCTAGCGCGGGCTCGGGTGCCTGGCGCCGACGGCGCTTGGCGCGCGACGGGGGATGGTCTTCCTGAGCCGCGACCGTCTGCTCCGCCTCGACGCCCTCCTCCCCTTGAGGGTCAGCGACCTGGAGCGTCACCTTGATCCGCGTCGCGCTGGGGCGTCGATGCGCCTCCAGGATCTGGGGATCCAGGTCGGGGGCGATCTCGGTGAGGAGGGCTGCATAGTCGACGCTGCCACGCTGGCGGTAGCGCAAGACGTGCACCCCGTCCTGGTCGGCC is part of the Thiocystis violascens DSM 198 genome and encodes:
- a CDS encoding AAA family ATPase, producing MTTQRFNVAQAFGVKAPQGLSIEGFADPEHPHIPPATPYVFRQGLAGIIAFLREPAGDAFLLTGPTGSGKTSLVCQVANRLNWPVQSVTCHGRLELADLVGQFVLSHGSTLFVHGPLAVALREGHLLLLNEIDLVNPAELAGLNDVIEGQPLVIPQNGGEVIRPHPQFRVFATGNSAGAGDTTGLYQGVLRQNLAFLDRFRVLQVGYLEPEVELGVLASAVPSLPREVGEKLIAVANEVRRLFLGEAEAGAELTITLSTRTLVRWARLALTFRGAPQPIRFALEQALTARADPEQREAIHRLAADVMGELWTGNQAA